In a genomic window of Gossypium arboreum isolate Shixiya-1 chromosome 7, ASM2569848v2, whole genome shotgun sequence:
- the LOC108453272 gene encoding trihelix transcription factor ENAP1: protein MDGIEPYSFNRHPQYPRSTRTRHVYSYGPDEELDDEEEMELDNEDVDDDNDDDPDVYYHRVKESERFERYPKRQKEIYVLLEVWGNRFLQLGRRSLRGEDWVDIAEKVSDALKSVKNEAQCRRMIDGLKRKFKKEKSKAERMGLNSSKWVFFRKMEMLMGLGSSSFRQQESWLACGVDSGEFVFMNPQVYLDRSNGFDEMRDSPAESEIDDDDDGEEADGGSMKVDVNDEHSLRMLAESVQRFSKIYEKIESSKREHMKELEKMRMDFQKELEVQKKQILEKAQAEIAKMKEEDDDDDDDDDETDDDDDGDDNGDSTENISE from the exons ATGGATGGTATTGAACCCTACTCTTTTAATCGCCATCCGCAATACCCTCGTTCAACCAGAACTCGCCATGTATACAGTTACGGACCAGACGAAGAGCTCGACGATGAAGAAGAAATGGAACTAGATAACGAAGATGTAGATGACGATAACGACGACGACCCAGATGTTTATTACCACCGCGTCAAAGAAAGCGAGCGTTTTGAAAGGTACCCAAAGCGTCAAAAG GAGATTTATGTTCTGTTAGAGGTTTGGGGGAATAGGTTTTTGCAATTAGGGCGGAGGAGTTTGAGGGGTGAAGATTGGGTTGATATAGCTGAGAAAGTTAGTGATGCTTTGAAAAGTGTGAAAAATGAAGCTCAGTGTAGGCGTATGATTGATGGGTTGAAGAGGAAGTTTAAGAAAGAGAAGTCGAAAGCTGAGAGAATGGGGTTGAATTCGAGTAAATGGGTGTTCTTTAGGAAAATGGAGATGTTAATGGGGTTGGGTTCTTCTTCATTTAGGCAACAAGAATCATGGTTGGCTTGTGGAGTTGATTCCGGGGAGTTTGTGTTTATGAATCCGCAAGTTTATTTGGATAGGTCTAATGGTTTCGATGAGATGAGGGATAGTCCCGCAGAGTCGGagatagatgatgatgatgatggagaAGAAGCCGATGGTGGGTCAATGAAAGTGGATGTGAACGATGAACATTCGTTGAGGATGTTGGCTGAATCAGTGCAGAGGTTCAGTAAGATATACGAGAAGATTGAGAGTAGTAAAAGGGAGCATATGAAGGAGTTGGAGAAGATGAGGATGGATTTTCAGAAGGAGTTGGAAGTACAAAAGAAGCAGATTTTGGAGAAAGCACAAGCAGAGATTGCTAAAATGAAGGAAGAGGATGATGACGACGATGACGATGATGACGagactgatgatgatgatgatggtgacGACAATGGCGATTCGACGGAAAATATCAGCGAATAG